The Candidatus Omnitrophota bacterium DNA segment ACTCCGCCTTCTCCTACGTCCCTAGTAATAGCACCTATAGTGCCTTCTGCTAATTGCCGTAACTTCTTATACTGCAATGGGATAGTAGAATTTACACGTCTATGTTTTCGCCTTTCATTTGGATAGTTTATCACGCTTTTTATCCCCTTAATTACAAATAAGTATATCACGCCTATATCGCTTTGTCAATAGAAATGCAGAAAAATACTATAGATTTGGTATACTCCTCAATTTTCGATAAATATGGATTAAAAATCGGTTCAATTTGTCGCGCTCGAGCACCATAAAAAGTATAAAATAATAAAGCGGGATAACTGTCCTGCTAACCGGCACCGATTTGAAGTAGGCAAAAGGTATTTTTGAAGAGAAGTCAAGAATCCGTAAAAGTACTGCTATGAAAAATTCGGCCGATTCCTTAAACGCCCCGCTTAAAGCGCCCAAAACCCCGGAAAAGATAAGCGCGGATATCGAAAGGGACATTATTATAAAGAGGCATGGTATTGCCAGAATATTAACGGCTAAGGAAACAAATGAAATAAGGTTAAAAGAGTATAATATGACAGGGAAAA contains these protein-coding regions:
- a CDS encoding ComEC/Rec2 family competence protein, which gives rise to FPVILYSFNLISFVSLAVNILAIPCLFIIMSLSISALIFSGVLGALSGAFKESAEFFIAVLLRILDFSSKIPFAYFKSVPVSRTVIPLYYFILFMVLERDKLNRFLIHIYRKLRSIPNL